The sequence GCGTGTCCTTCGCGGACACCCGGGCCAGCGTGCGCCACAGGCACAGGCGCCCGTCGGTGGCGCTGCACAGCCCCTCCAGCTCCACCAGCCGGCTCAGCGGGGAGTAGCTCACCAGCGAGCCGTTGAGCTTCACGCGCCCGAGCTTCTCGAACACCCAGGCCGCCCGCCCCTTCACCGGGTCCTGCTTCACTTCCAGCGCCTGCATGACGGAGCGGAGGACGGCCTGGTCCTGCCGCAGCTCGGGGATGAGCACCGCCAGGAAGCGGCCCACCGGGTTGCCGCGGTTCTCCGACTCCGTCCGGAGGGCCAGCTCGATGCCTCCCACCGAACCCGCCAGGTGGTCGTTGAGATAGATGCCCAGCCGCTTCGCGTCCATGCCCTGCCCTCCGGTTGCGCACACCCGCAGTCGGCGAGGGTGGGCATGGCCCGGCCCCCTGGCAGCAAAGGCCAGGGGCTCGGCCGGAGGGCAGGCAGGCGGGCGTCAGTCCGGGTAGCTGAACGTCAGCGGCACCTTCACGTCCGGGTGGAGGCTGCGAGCCACGGGGCAGCCGTGGGCAATCTCCTCCAGGCGCTTGCGCTGGTCGGCGGACAGGCCCGCCGGCATCTGGAGCTCCATCACCAATTCGCCAATGCGGCGCGGAGGAGGCGTCATCCGCTTCTCCACCCGGCCGCGAATCTCGCCCAGGGTGATGCCCTCGCGCGAGGCGAACAGGTGCATCGTCGTCACCGCGCAGGACAGCAGCGCCGCGCCCACCATGTCCGTGGGCGAGAAGCTGCCGCCGGTGCCGCCGTTGTCACGCGGTGCCTCGGAGGCCACCACCGTGCCGGACGGGCCGTGGGTGAGCTGCGTCTTGAACTGGGGCTGGCTGACCACGGTCATCACCACGCCCGTGGCGGGAGTCTGCGGCTGGCTCATGTCGGCGCTCCTGAGAGGTGAATCAAGCTTTCAAAGGACGATGGCCTCGTGGGCCCTCGTCCTTCTTCAACGGACGAAGGCCTCGTGCGCCTTCGCGTCGTCCTCGGTGGAGGGCTCCGCGTCCTCCACGCTCCAGTCCAGCGTCTTCATCAGCGACTTGCGGCGCTTCTGCACGTCCGCGTCGAGGAAGGCAATCGCGTCCGCCATGCGGTCCATCAGCCGCATCGGCTTGCGCTTGTTCTTGGGCTCGCTGAGCAGCGCGTGCGTCAGCCAGGGGAACACCGCCGTCACGTCGGTGTGCACGTAGACGGAGCCCGTCTCCACCGCCTCCACGGACACCTTGCCCCAGGTGTGGCCCTCGCCGGCGGGGCAGCTGGACAGCGCGCCGTTGTCCACCGGGTCCACGCAGAACTGCACGTCGATGTCGAAGCCCGTGGTGGGGACGTTGAGAATCTGGTCCAGCAGCGGCTCGCCCTGCAGCGTGTAGTTCTTCGGCACGCCGCCACCCAGAATCCAGATGGCCAGCCGCTTGCTGCCCTGGTTCCGGCAGAAGTGCTGCATGGCCGCCATGGAGTAGACGTCGTCGTTGATGTCGAGCTCGAACTTGAACGCGTCGCCGAGCAGCCGCTTCAGCTTGACGATGTTGAGGAAGATGGAGCCGTCCTGCACCGCGCCCACCCAGATGGGCACCGCGTGCTTGTACGCCGTGGACAACAGCGACGGCTGCTTCACGCCGAGCTTCTTCTCAATCTGGTAGATGGCCTTGCCGAGCAGGTAGTGGAACTCGGGGGTGGTCATCTTCTTCTGGAACTCGGGGCCACGGATGATGGCGGAGAAGAGCCGGTCCGTGTCGAGCAGCGCCTCCTCCCAGAAGCCCAAATCGTAGATGCGGATGATGCGCGCCAGGCGGTACTGGAGGTCGCCCGCGTTGGGGTTCACCTCGCGGATGGCGTGGCCGATGATGCGGTGGGCGTCGTGGTAGAGGTTGGCGCCCGTGGTGGTAATCGCGCTGATGACGCCCTTCTCGATGAGGGGAATCAGGCAGCTCTGGTGCAGGCCCGCGGGCGTCATGGCGCCGGAGAGCGTGAGGAAGATGGAGGCGTCCTGCTCCATCGACTTGGACATCAGCTCGAAGGCCGTGCGCTCCTGGCGGCCCACGTAGGCGCTGAAGGCGTGGGCGAGCAGCTCCGACGGCTTCTCCTTGCCGGTGATGGGACGAGGGTCAGCCTTGCGCGCCCCGGAGTACGCGGCGCGAAGGGACTTCTTCGGGTTCGAGGAGGTCTTGGCCATGGCGCGGCGACATAGCACCCCGCGCCCGCCATGGGGAGCGCCGGGTGCGCCCCTGGCGCTACTTGCCCCGCTTCTTGTCGCCGCCGTCGTCGTCGTCCGTGGCGGCGTCCCGGGCGCGTTCCGGCCCTGGAAGGCCCAGCACCCTGTCTCGCACCTGCTCCGCGGAGAGGTGCGCGGTATCGGACACCACGCAGGAGACGTAGGCCAGCTCCGCCAGCGCCCGCCGCGAGCGCTCGCGCACGGCGGGGTCGTCCGAGCCCAGCTCCTCCGACGCGGCGGAGACGTAGCTGCTGGCCAGCGATTCGAAGAGGTACACCCGGTTCTCGATGGTCGTGTCGTTCTTCTTGCCCATGGGCCGGCCACTCTAGGCACGCGCCCCGGGCCCCGCGAGGTCGGCGAGGACACACCATGCGGGAATGTCCACCCCGGACACTCGAGCACGGGGGCAAGCGCGTCAGCGCGCTGCGGCAGCGCGGCCGACGTCTTAAGTTGGTGTGAAAGCGTGCACGCTTCGCGTAGGTGTGAGGTGCACCCCCCAACTTTCGGGAGCCTGCCTTGATTGACCTGCACTCGCACACCACCGCCAGCGACGGGCAGTACCCGCCGTCGGAGCTGCTGGCGCTCGCGGCGGCCGCCGGGGTGACGGTGCTGGCGGTGACGGACCACGACACGGTGGCGGGGCTGGGCGAGGCGGCGGAGGCGGCGCGCGTGCACGGGGTGGAGCTGGTGCCGGGCATCGAGGTGTCGGCCTTCATCCACGGGCGCGAGGTGCACATCCTCGGGCACTTCCTGCGGCCGGACGACGAGGACATCGCCCGCTTCTCCGAGCGGTTGCGCCAGGAGCGCGACACGCGGATGGAGGCCATGTTGGAGCGGATGCGGCAGCTCGGCTATCCCGTGCGGATGGAGCACGTGCGCGCGGTGGCGGGCAACGCACAGCTCGGGCGGCCGCACCTGGCGCGGGTGTTGGTGGAGAAGGGCTGGGCGGTGGACGTGAAGGAGGCCTTCGACCGCTTCCTGGGCACGCGCGGCGCGGCCTGGGTGGACCGGTACAAGCTGGACGGCGCGGAGGCCATCCGCCTCATCCGCAAGGCCGGAGGCACCGCGACGCTCGCCCACCCCGGCTCCTCGCGCATGGAGCGGCTGGAGATTCGCGCGCTGGCGAAGGCCGGGCTGGCCGGGCTGGAGGTGCTCCACTCGGACCACAACCCCAGCGTGCGGCAGAAGTACCTCGCGCTGGCGAAGGAGCTGGACCTGGTGCCCACCTCCGGCAGCGACTTCCACGGCGAGGCCGTGTCCCCGGACCACAAGCTGGGCAACGCCGCCATGCCGCCGGAGCTCTTCGCCAAGCTCCGCGCTCGCGCCGCGGCATGAGCCCCGGGGTGGCCTTCACCCCGCGTCGTAGAATCCAGGGAAAGAAGAGGCGTCTGGATTTTTTGCTACGCTTCCCTTCTCCATGGAGTGCCCGAGCGAGACGACACTGAGCGACTTCCTCGAGGGACTTCTCCCGGAGGCGGAGCGCGCGCGAGTCCTGGCGCACGTGGAGTCCTGCGAGGCGTGCCAGGAGCACGTGGCCATGGGGACCAGCTCCGCGCCGGCCATGCTGGAGCCCTCCGGGGCGCGGGCGGCGCTGGCCCAGGGTTCCACGCTGTCCCGCTACGTGGTGCTGGAGCGCATCGGCCGGGGCGCCATGGGCGAAGTCTACGCGGCCTATGACCCGGAATTGGACCGGCAGGTGGCCCTCAAGCTGCTGCGTCCCGAGGGGCGCCACCTGGAGGAATTGCGCGTGCGGCTCCTGCGCGAGGCCCAGGCCCTGGCGCGCCTCGCGCACCCGCATGTCGTCACCGTGCACGACGTGGGCGTGGCCGGGGAGTGCCTCTTCCTCGCGCTGGAGCTCGTCGAGGGCACCACCCTCTCCGAGTGGCTGAAAACACCGCGCCCGTGGAAGGAGGTGCTGCGCGTCTTCCGCGACGCGGGCAGCGGGCTCGCGGCGGCGCATGCGGCGGGCCTCGTGCATCGCGACTTCAAGCCCGGCAACGTCCTCGTGGGGAATGACGGCCGGGTGCGCGTGACGGACTTCGGCCTCGCGCGTCCCTCCAACCGGTGGCTGCGCCCTCGCGCGAGCACCGTGCCCCGTGCTCCGGAGGGCCCGGGGCCGCTGACGCGCACGGGCGCGCCGGTGGGCACGCCGGCCTACATGGCGCCGGAGCAGCAGCAGGGCCACGGCGTGGACGCCCGCTCGGACCAGTTCAGCTTCTGCGTCGCGCTCTACGAGGCGCTGTACGGCGTGCGTCCCTTCGAGGGCAGCAGCATGGAGGAACTGGCCCGCTCGGCGCGCGAGGGACGCCTGCGTGCGCCGGAGCGCGAGTCGAAGGCGCCCGCGCGGGTGCGGCGCGCGGTGCTGCGCGGCCTGCTCGCGCGGCCGGAGGAGCGCTTCCCCACCATGGACGCGCTGCTCGCGGAATTGCAGCCGCGAGCCCAGCGCCTGCGCACGCGGATTGCGGCCTGGGCGGGCGCGGCGAGTCTGGTGGGCCTGACGGTGGGCTACGTGGTGGCGCACCGGGACCAGGCGCGCTGCGCGCAGGAGGCGGACAAGCTCGTCACCGTCTGGAATCCCGAGCGGCGCGAGCGCATCCACGCGGCCTTCCTCGCCACCGGCAAGCCCTATGCGGCGTCCGCGTGGGAGACCGTCGCCTCCGCGCTGGACACGCAGGCCTCCGCGTGGCGCTCGCTGCGCACCGTCTCGTGCCTCGCCTCGCGCGACGCGACGACTTCCACGTGGCAGACGGCGGCGTGCCTGGACTCGCGGCTGTGGCACCTGGCCGCCATCACCGACGTGCTGGAGAAGGCCGACGCGCAGACGGTGCAGAACGCGCCGCAGTTGGTGGCCTCGCTGGAGGGCATCTCCGCGTGCGCGGACGCGCCCGCGTTCGCCATGCGGCCGCAGCCCTCGGATGCGCTGCGCCCTCGCGTGGATGCGGCCCGGCGCCGGCTGGCGGATGTCCGCGCGCGCATGGAGGTGGGCAACCACGCCTCGGCGCTCGAAGTCACCACGGAGCTGCTCCAGGAGTTGAAGGGGCTCGACTACCGCCCGCTGGAGGGCGAGGTGCTCACGCTGCACGGGTACCTGCTCGGCCTCACGGGCAAGCCGAAGGAGGCCGAGGACGTCCTCTACAAGGCCTTGTGGGCGGCCGAGGCCGGGCGCGACGACGAGACGGTGGCGCGCGTCTGGACGCTGCTGCTGTGGGTGGTGGGGGACCAGATGGCGCGGGTGGACGAGGCCAACCGGCTGGTGCACCACGCGCGCGCGGCGGTGGAGCGGCTGGGGCGTGAGCGCTTCCCCGCCATCGCCATGGACCTGCACCTGCGCATGGGCGGGCTGATGCTCGTGCAGGGCAAGCTGGACGAGGCGGAGGCGGAGTACGCGCAGGGGCTGGAGCTGTCGCGCAAGACCACCGGCCCCGAGCGGCTTCGCACCTTCTACTTCCTCTCCGGGCTGGGCCGCGTCCGCTCGCGCCAGCTCCGCGCCGCGGAGTCCCTGGAGCTGTATCAGCAGGCCCAGGCGTATGCGCTGAAGGAGCGGCAGTGGAGCCCCGAGCATCCCGTGCTCGCGGTCAACCTCAACAACATCGCCTCGGAGCTGTACTCGCTGGGCCGCACCGAGGAGGCGCTGGCCACGTTCCAGCGCTCCATCGCCCTGCTGGAGGCGGCGCGCTCCAAGGACCATCCGAGCCTCGCCGCGCCGCTCAACAACCTCGCCGTGCTGCTCCGTCGCGAGGGGCGGCTGGACGAGGCGCGGCAGCACTACCAGCGCGCACTCGCTCTCTTCGAGCGCAGCAAGGGGCCGGACCACCCGAGCACCGTCACCGCGCTCTCGGGGCTGGGGATGGTGGCGTACGACTCGCAGCAGCTCGACGAGGCGCTCGCGTACAACGAGCAGGCGCTGGAGCGCATCCAGCGCGGACTGGGCGCGGAGACGCCGCGCGCGGAGATGGCGCTGCGAAACCTGGGCCTCATCCACCTGCGCGCGGGGCGTCCCGACGAGGCGCGCAAGAGCCTGACGCGCGCCGTGACGCTGCTGGAGAAGGAGAACGGCCCGGACAGCGCGGTGGCGAGCGGCGCGATGCGAGATCTGGCGCGGGTGGACCTGGCGATGGGAGCCTGGAAGGCGGCGCTCGCGCGGTGCCAGCGCACGCTGAAGCTCGACGAGGCGACGCAGGGTGCGGACAGCCCGGACACCGCGCTGGACCTCGCGTGCCTGGGCGAGGTGCACCTCGGCCTGGGGACGCCGGAGGAAGCGGTGCCCCTGCTGGAGCGTGCGCGGGGCATCCACGCGAAGTCGCTGATGGACCGGCGCGACGCGGCTCGCGTGTCCTTCCTGCTGGCCCGAGCGCTATGGGAGCGCCGCTCGCCCGAGGCGCGGAGCCGTGCGCTGGACCTGGCTCGCGAGGCTCACGAATGGCTGGAGGCCCAGGGCCCCCGCGCGCGCGTGGAGTTGCGGGAAGTGATGGCGTGGCAGACGAAACACCCGCCCACCGTGAGCGAGGCCATCCGATGACACCCGCCCCTCTCACGGAGCTGTTGCTGTCACACGCGCCTCCGGAGCAACGGGAAGCATTGCACGCGGTATCCGACCTGGAAGCCCTGCTGGAAGGACTCCTCGTGAAGGGCCGCGAGGAATGGCCCGACGTGACGCTCGCACCGGAGAAGTTCCTCCGTCACCTCGCACGACACCTGCCCTCGGAAGGCTCGACCGAGGACGCGCTCCGCCAGCTTCGCGCCGCGGACCTGTACCTCGCCTGCGCGTGCGCCACGGGCGAGTCCCAGGCCCTGAGACACTTCGAGCGTCACGTGCTGTCCAAGGTCGCCTCGCGCCTGAGCACGGCTCCCGGCGTCACGCTGGACGAGGTGCTTCAGGTCGCCCGCCAGCGATTGCTCCTGGGCGTGGCGGGCTCGCCGCCGAAAATCTCCGAGTTCTCCGGCCGGGGCGCGCTGAGCGGCTGGGTGCGCATCGTCGCCTCGCGCATCGCCCGTGAGCTGCGCAGCCAGGCCGGACGTCAGGAATTGATTTCCGACTCGCCGCACGCCCTGGAGCGCCTGCTGTCCGGAGGCAACCCGGAGAAGGATTTGCTCCAGGCCCACTCGCGCCAGGCGCTCACCGAGTCCCTCCAGGCCGCCCTCGCGGAGCTCACCGAGCGCGAGCGCGCCCTGCTCCGCCTGCACCACCTGCACGGCCTCACCATGGACCGCATCGCGACCATGTACGGCGAGCCCCGCTCCAGCATCGCCCGCCACGTGGCCCAGGCCCGAGAGAAGCTCCTCAAGCTCACCCACCGCGAGCTGGCCTCGCGACTGAAGCTGAATGGGCAGGAGTTGGAGAGTCTTCTGGGACTGGTCCAGAGTCATCTGGACCTCAGCCTGCATCGGCTGATGGATTAGCACCGCGCTGTCTGTGTTTCGGCGGGCCTGTCGGGAGCCGGAAGCCAGGGCCTGCTACGCTGCGGGCCCATGGAACCAACAGACCCTGAAGTGATGCCGTTCATCCAGGGGCTTTTCAACGGGGTGCTCCTGGGCGCCCTCGCCTATCTCTTCGTGCGCTACGTGCTGGGCGGACTCTTCACCGTCGACCAGAACGTGCGCGCGGTGAAGGTTCGGCTGGGCCGCGCCGAGCGCCTCGGAGCCAACCTCACCAACCGTGACGGCCCGCTCTCCGAGGGGCTCGCCCGCACCGACGAGGAGCGCTACGTCTATCCGCAGCTCCGCGTCATCTCCTCCGGAGGCCCGTACTTCAAATGGCCCTGGGAGCAGGTGCGCAAGGTCTCCGTCGCCACGCAGACGCTCAACATGGCCTTCGACCCCGAGTCCCCCGAGGCCAACCAGGGTGGCACCGTGGTGGATGCCGTCACCAAGGACCAGCTCAACACCGGCCTCACCGGGCAGATTCGCTACCGCGTCTCGGAGAAGAACCTCTACGCGTACCTCTTCGGCGTGAAGAAGCCGGTGGCCCACGTCATGGGATTCTTCATCTCCATCCTCCGCCAGCGCATCGCCAACTTCGAGGCGCCGCCCGCCGCGCGCGACGACAACAGCCTGGAGGCCAGCGTCGTCTCGGGCGTGTCCATCAATGACCTGCGCAAGAATCTGAGGGACCTCAACGAGCACATGGTCCACGAGTGCCGGGGCAGCGAGGCGCGCTACGGCGTGGTGCTGGAGGCGTCGCTCATCACCGGCATCGACCCGCCGCAGGAGGTGGAGAGCGCGCTGGCCGCCATCAACACCGCGCACAACCACGTCTCCAGCGACATCAGCCTCGCGCAGGCCTCCGCGGACCAGAAAATCGTCCAGAGCCGCCGCGCGGTGGAAATCGAGACGCTGAAGGCGCAGGCAGAGGTGGAGCCCCTCGTCGCCCTGTCCAACGAGTTGGCCATGCTCAAGCGCAGCGGTCCGGGCGCGCTCCGGGCGTACCTGCGCAACATCCGGCTGGGTCTGTACCAGAAGGCCCAGGCGGTGGTGATGGGGGTGAAGAATGGTTAGCACGCTGATTGGCGCCATCATCGGCTTCTTCGGCATGGCCATTGGCCTGCCCTTCTTCTTCGCGCTGCTGCGGCTGTTCGGCTTCTACGCCATCGTCCAGGAGCGCTCGTGCCGGGTGTACGTGTTGTTCGGCTCGGTGGTGTGCACGCTGGACGAGCCCGGCGTCCACTTCCTGTGGCCGAAGCTCGGGTGGAAGGCGCTCATCGTCAACCTCGTGGGCCGCTGCCACGTCGTGGACCTGCGGCTGGACCAGCAGTACCTGCGCAGCCAGGCGGTGAACTCCGAGGAGGGCGCGCCGATGGGCATCGGCATCTGGTACGAGATGTACGTCTCGGACCCGAAGCGCTTCCTCTTCGAGAACGCGGACCCGCGCGGCAGCCTCGCCGCCAACGTGAGCAACGCCGCCGTGCGCTGCCTGTCCAACATGAAGCTGGCCGCCATGCTGGAGACGCGGCACGAGATGAGCCGCACCGTGCGCGCCGAGGTCAGCCCCCAGAGCCACGAGTGGGGCTACAAGCTGGGCAGCGTCTACGTGCGCAAGGTCCACTTCCGCGACGCGCAGATGATTCGGCAGATTGAGGAGAAGGTCGTCAACCGGCTGCGTCAGGTGACGAGCGCCATCCGTCAGGACGGCGCCAACCAGGTGAGCATCATCACCAGCACCGCCGAGCGGCAGAGCGCCGTGGAGTTCGCTCGCGCCGCCGCGCTGCGGCCCCAGATTGTCGGCGCCGCGCTGAAGAAGATTGGCGAGGACCCCGAGGTGCTGGAGGCCACCTTCGAGTTGCTGGAGACGCAGCGCCTGTTGGAGAGCGGCGCGCAGCTCACGCTGCTTCCCGAGGGCCAGCGCAACGAATTGGTCACCCAGCTCCTCACCGCGCGCACGGGAAGCCGCCCGTAGCACGCAGGTGGGTTGCTCAGGCCCGCGAGCCCGGTGCAAGGCTCGCGGGCCACGACGCGCTACCTCGCAACCCTGAGCCAATTGCAACCATGCTCAGAGAAGCTCCCCGGCGGCCGCGAGCACTTCCGCCATCACCGTGTCCACATCCTCGGGCGAGGTGCGGTGATTGACGAAACAGGCACGCAACACGAAGCGCCCGTGCAGCGTCGCGTTGGAGAGATAGGCACGGCCGCGCGCGTTGATGCGAGCCATCAACCGCGCGTTGAACGCATCGCGCTCTGAATCTGGAACGCGGCCCGCATAGCGGAAGCACACCGCGCTCAGCCTGGCCGGCGCGAGCAACTCCAATTCGGGTGCGGCGCGGATGAGTGACTCCATGCGCCGCGCGTTCTCCACGTCACGGCGGATGGCCTCCCGGAACGCCGCGAGGCCGTGGTAGCGCACGGAGAGCCACACCTTCAGCGCGCGGGCCCGGCGGGACAATTCCATCGACTCGTCGAAGAAGGCGAAGCCCTCCACCGCGTCGGCGTTCATCGTGCGCACGTAGTCGCCGCTGAAGGAGAACGCCTTGCGCGCGGCGCCCGGGTCGCGGAACAGCAGCACGCCGCAGTCCACCGGTTGGTAGAGCCACTTGTGCGCGTCCATGGAGAGCGAGTCGGCCAATGACATGCCCTCGAACGCGTCCGGCAGGGCCATGGCGGCGAGCGCCCCGTAGGCGCCGTCCACGTGCATCCACAGTCCCTGCGCGCGGGCGATGCGCGACACCTCAGGAAGCGGGTCCACCGCGCCGGTGTTGACGGTGCCCGCCGTGGCCACCACTGCCAGCGGGCGCCGACCGGCGGCGCGGTCCTCGGCGATGGCGCGCTCCAGCAACTCGGGACGCATGCGCCACTCGGAGTCGACGGGAATCAGCCGGAGGTTCTTCCGCCCCAGGCCGAGCAGCGCCATCGCCTTGGGAATGGACATGTGGACCTCGGACGAGGCGTACACCACGCCGGAGGGCGAGCCCTCCTCGTTCGCGGGAGCCAGCGCCTCGCGAGCCATCGCCAGGCCCATGAGGTTCGCCGCCGAGCCGCCACCCGCGAAGCTGCCGGTGAAGCCGTCGCAGCCCACCGCGCGCGCCAGGCTCCGCACCACCGAGCGCTCCAGACTCACAATCGTGGGCGCGGAGCGCCACGCGGTGACGTTCTGGTTGATGACGCTGGCTACGTAGTCCCCCAGCACGCCCACCGGCTCGCCCGAGCCAAACACATACGCAAGGAAGCGCGCGTTACCCGCGCGGGAGCCATCCATGACGGGCTTCAGCGCCTCCAGCGCGGCGTCCTTCAAGCCCTCCTCGGGCAGGCCCTCCGCGAACAGCGCCTCCGTGACGGCGCCCGTGGTGTCGGGGGCGATGCGCCGTGAGTCCAGGTCCGCGAGCCATTGCTCCGCGAGAGATGAAATCCGGTCAGCGAGACGACGAAACTGCGCGGGAGTCACGTCCAGGGCGCTCATGGTGCGCGCACGCTAACGCCCAACATGGTCGGGGTGAAGGAAGGGACGGGACGCCGCACCCATCGGACTCTGGAGAGGAGGCTCGAACATTGCGGCTCATGTGCTGCCCCGGCCTGGAGTTTGCGCCCGGCGGTCTCGCGGCGAATGGCCATGAACGCGCGGTCACCATCGCTGGCAGGATGCAGCCTTCCCTTCCACTCCGCGAGTGAGGCCATGGCGAAGAAGCGTCCCGACCGAGACCTGGAGAAGACCTACCCGCGCAAGGACTTCGTCGCGAAGCTGCGGCGGCTGGCGGATGCGATTGAGGCCGGCAAGGCATTCAGCATCCAGATTGCCGGAGAGCGCCTGCACATCCCCGCCGACGCGCACTTCAACATCGAGCATGAGCGCGAGGGCAGCGTGGACGAGGTGGAGTTCCAGCTCCGCTGGCAGCGTGAGTAGGTGCTAACTCCGCGTCGTCTTGAACCGGCTGGTGACGGCCGTCAGCCCCTCGGCCACCGCTTGCAGGTCCTGCGCGATGCGGGTGGTGCGCCCCGTCGCGTCCACGCCCTGCTTCACCAACTCCGCCACGTTGCGCGCACCCTGCACGGCCTGCTCGCTGGACTGACGCTGCTGCCTCGTGGCGATGGTGATTTGACGGGCTGCCTCACTGGTGCCGCGCGCCAGCTCGACGATGCGCTGGAACACGGAGGAGGCCTGCTCGGCGACTTCGACGCCGCGGTCGCTGGTGGCCATGCCCACGCGCGCCTTGGCCGCGGCCTCCTCGCCCGAGTCCTGCACCTTCTCGACGATGCGGGCGATGTCTCGCGCGGAGGCGGACACGTTCTCCGCCAGCTTGCGCATCTCCGCGGCCACCAGCGAGAAGCCGCGCCCCACCTCGCCCGCCTTGGTGCCCTCCAGCGCCGCGTTCAGCGCGAGCAGGTCCGAGCGCTCCGCCACCTGATTGATGACCTGCGCAATCTTGGACACCTGCTGGAGGTCCTGATTCAGACCGACAATCGCGTCGGCCACGCCCTTGGACTCGGTGCGGATGTCGTTGATGCCGGCCACCACCTGGGCCACGACGGCCATGGCCTCGGCCACCGCCTCGTGCGTGCGGCGCGCGGCGGACTCCACCACCTCGGTGGAGCTGGAGATCTGCTCGGCCGTGCGGCTCAGCTCCTCGAACGTCGCGGCAATCTGCTGCGCATACGCGGCCTGCTGGCTGATGACGTGCTCCTGGTCCGCGGACGCCCCCAGGAGCCCCCGCGACGCCCCGGAGAGCTGCTCCGTCCGGGACATCAGCTCCATCACCGTGCCGCGCAACGCGCCGAGCATCTTGTTGAAGGACTGCGCCATGAGCCGCACCTCGCCCGTGGCCGGCACCTCCAGCTCCCCGCGCGACATGTCCCCGCGCGTCACGTCCCGCACCACCTCCGTCACGCGCGACACGGGCTCGACGATGTTGCGGCTGATGAGCAGCACCAGGAACAGGCCGGCCAGCAGCGCGCCCGCCAGCCCCACCCACGCGCGGCCTCGCAGCTCCGTCATCGTCGTCATCTCATTGCCCACGCCGAAGCCCGCCACGTAGATGAGGCCGCCGCTCGCGCAGCGCACCACCACCTCGGCGTGTTCTCCGCGCGCCGGCGAACGGGACGTCACACACCCCTCCGGCGGCAACACGCCCGCGTCCCTTCCCTTGCCGGACGGAGTCAGCTTGCCGTGCTCGTACACCGCGCTGCCGTCCGGCTTGAGCAGCGCCTGGTAGCGCACCGCGAAGCCGCTGTTCTCGTCGGCGGAGTCGCGCGACTCGAGCCGGCTGAACACCGCCTCCAGCGCCTGCTTGTCCGGAGCGCGCTCCGCCGCGAGCAGCGCCGGGTGCTGCGCCATCAGCAGCCCCACCACCTGCGCGCGCTTCTCCACCAGCGCCAGGCTGACGTTGCGCTGCTGGGAGGGGAAGTACACCACCGAGAAGACGACCACCGCGAGGCAGGGCACCAGCACCGCGATGGCCACCTGCATCCGCAAGCTGAGCCGGCCCCACATGCCTGTCATCTCCCCTCAGTGGTGATCCACGCCGGAACGGGCGTCCAGCGACGGTAGGCGTCCGCCCGCGGAGCGTCAAACGGGGCTCCCGCAACCCCCACGCCCCGGCGGGCAGGCGCCAGCAGGCTGGGGCGCCCAGGGACGGGAGCGGGCCGACAAGCTCCGCTTTTCGCCGTCATCTCAAGGGGTTGGAGCACCGCCCCGGGGG comes from Pyxidicoccus parkwaysis and encodes:
- a CDS encoding OsmC family protein: MSQPQTPATGVVMTVVSQPQFKTQLTHGPSGTVVASEAPRDNGGTGGSFSPTDMVGAALLSCAVTTMHLFASREGITLGEIRGRVEKRMTPPPRRIGELVMELQMPAGLSADQRKRLEEIAHGCPVARSLHPDVKVPLTFSYPD
- a CDS encoding deoxyhypusine synthase family protein, whose amino-acid sequence is MAKTSSNPKKSLRAAYSGARKADPRPITGKEKPSELLAHAFSAYVGRQERTAFELMSKSMEQDASIFLTLSGAMTPAGLHQSCLIPLIEKGVISAITTTGANLYHDAHRIIGHAIREVNPNAGDLQYRLARIIRIYDLGFWEEALLDTDRLFSAIIRGPEFQKKMTTPEFHYLLGKAIYQIEKKLGVKQPSLLSTAYKHAVPIWVGAVQDGSIFLNIVKLKRLLGDAFKFELDINDDVYSMAAMQHFCRNQGSKRLAIWILGGGVPKNYTLQGEPLLDQILNVPTTGFDIDVQFCVDPVDNGALSSCPAGEGHTWGKVSVEAVETGSVYVHTDVTAVFPWLTHALLSEPKNKRKPMRLMDRMADAIAFLDADVQKRRKSLMKTLDWSVEDAEPSTEDDAKAHEAFVR
- a CDS encoding PHP domain-containing protein; this encodes MIDLHSHTTASDGQYPPSELLALAAAAGVTVLAVTDHDTVAGLGEAAEAARVHGVELVPGIEVSAFIHGREVHILGHFLRPDDEDIARFSERLRQERDTRMEAMLERMRQLGYPVRMEHVRAVAGNAQLGRPHLARVLVEKGWAVDVKEAFDRFLGTRGAAWVDRYKLDGAEAIRLIRKAGGTATLAHPGSSRMERLEIRALAKAGLAGLEVLHSDHNPSVRQKYLALAKELDLVPTSGSDFHGEAVSPDHKLGNAAMPPELFAKLRARAAA
- a CDS encoding tetratricopeptide repeat protein, translating into MECPSETTLSDFLEGLLPEAERARVLAHVESCEACQEHVAMGTSSAPAMLEPSGARAALAQGSTLSRYVVLERIGRGAMGEVYAAYDPELDRQVALKLLRPEGRHLEELRVRLLREAQALARLAHPHVVTVHDVGVAGECLFLALELVEGTTLSEWLKTPRPWKEVLRVFRDAGSGLAAAHAAGLVHRDFKPGNVLVGNDGRVRVTDFGLARPSNRWLRPRASTVPRAPEGPGPLTRTGAPVGTPAYMAPEQQQGHGVDARSDQFSFCVALYEALYGVRPFEGSSMEELARSAREGRLRAPERESKAPARVRRAVLRGLLARPEERFPTMDALLAELQPRAQRLRTRIAAWAGAASLVGLTVGYVVAHRDQARCAQEADKLVTVWNPERRERIHAAFLATGKPYAASAWETVASALDTQASAWRSLRTVSCLASRDATTSTWQTAACLDSRLWHLAAITDVLEKADAQTVQNAPQLVASLEGISACADAPAFAMRPQPSDALRPRVDAARRRLADVRARMEVGNHASALEVTTELLQELKGLDYRPLEGEVLTLHGYLLGLTGKPKEAEDVLYKALWAAEAGRDDETVARVWTLLLWVVGDQMARVDEANRLVHHARAAVERLGRERFPAIAMDLHLRMGGLMLVQGKLDEAEAEYAQGLELSRKTTGPERLRTFYFLSGLGRVRSRQLRAAESLELYQQAQAYALKERQWSPEHPVLAVNLNNIASELYSLGRTEEALATFQRSIALLEAARSKDHPSLAAPLNNLAVLLRREGRLDEARQHYQRALALFERSKGPDHPSTVTALSGLGMVAYDSQQLDEALAYNEQALERIQRGLGAETPRAEMALRNLGLIHLRAGRPDEARKSLTRAVTLLEKENGPDSAVASGAMRDLARVDLAMGAWKAALARCQRTLKLDEATQGADSPDTALDLACLGEVHLGLGTPEEAVPLLERARGIHAKSLMDRRDAARVSFLLARALWERRSPEARSRALDLAREAHEWLEAQGPRARVELREVMAWQTKHPPTVSEAIR
- a CDS encoding sigma-70 family RNA polymerase sigma factor, with product MTPAPLTELLLSHAPPEQREALHAVSDLEALLEGLLVKGREEWPDVTLAPEKFLRHLARHLPSEGSTEDALRQLRAADLYLACACATGESQALRHFERHVLSKVASRLSTAPGVTLDEVLQVARQRLLLGVAGSPPKISEFSGRGALSGWVRIVASRIARELRSQAGRQELISDSPHALERLLSGGNPEKDLLQAHSRQALTESLQAALAELTERERALLRLHHLHGLTMDRIATMYGEPRSSIARHVAQAREKLLKLTHRELASRLKLNGQELESLLGLVQSHLDLSLHRLMD
- a CDS encoding SPFH domain-containing protein, with product MPFIQGLFNGVLLGALAYLFVRYVLGGLFTVDQNVRAVKVRLGRAERLGANLTNRDGPLSEGLARTDEERYVYPQLRVISSGGPYFKWPWEQVRKVSVATQTLNMAFDPESPEANQGGTVVDAVTKDQLNTGLTGQIRYRVSEKNLYAYLFGVKKPVAHVMGFFISILRQRIANFEAPPAARDDNSLEASVVSGVSINDLRKNLRDLNEHMVHECRGSEARYGVVLEASLITGIDPPQEVESALAAINTAHNHVSSDISLAQASADQKIVQSRRAVEIETLKAQAEVEPLVALSNELAMLKRSGPGALRAYLRNIRLGLYQKAQAVVMGVKNG